A section of the Harmonia axyridis chromosome 2, icHarAxyr1.1, whole genome shotgun sequence genome encodes:
- the LOC123672202 gene encoding uncharacterized protein LOC123672202, with product MAEPNNNQMAFWEAMKEKYERRNESLKQQEVCLKKRLEQLQEIMEKQKAGDDYDCVPEKLEKPSLVQCWVEKGKNLILGSCKCGDPKVGEDLLCACHITDPKAPLNVDSNQCPLQVPEASDGCSNPSCDFYVNNQGKIDENPSTFSLKTTDIYYMDKLADLVKAEKNMQQKIEDLEKREHSYLNAIHDLREAMKKQKKPDPMNEEFKRLTEGLEEENKKLRNELEDLRLELKHCFERVEGPLRRSLEDQRDKCAKLESDIKDLQVKSKMKEDFYLKQINEVKAKLCQACCTMVDLNSVNSKLKNDLCCLTNKCTSLEDDLLKQQMKEAENILKFKSALAKRKAKSKVQAKGDESEDLGHIAKKLGDTLKEVCPCVSDVPSGLTETAENIRQLTEFVAEKGAQQRKKRKGKIHQVSTTSCSCGSDLKVSNTQSKVEEVVSCVCSNSSLRIRPRINQKDFEGEEVTCGCSPSESLASVPMMNIKATKQTSTAPMRKTASKGCTCCPAQNECDHPLQKASIDTVCCCSDMDTKRTGPSEEVIAVKNLGTLSIPPGQFSVGAGTSKAHDQTLNKSMKDKLTVDTTCDVLDKPPKDIHVVTTIAKTGSLEITTEGPPGVIETKVNYLADGKVEIVTKLVDRHKMDDYLDGTLLQLPEGPPDCTETTCEGQCEDKATSADGCPEVDCNKSKTCGGLCDDEEKPTGENQENLVDKAAIDQKNSADMGKVEAEVDQNKVVDKDEVKTEKDANNTTPYGKVVVNNNFILIGAGETHPFMTGEWKNVKFLEDPKEEALLQDLILTAKPMRRKVNVHEDITSEPESFRLSSRQSLTDVETYSKEADQMKSSCSLLYPDVLETISEGDEDQTDSTRTDNDVSAEEEDTERSTLTEDSSERMDEESNVDKPGQFSTAEILVREGILRAPPVEISEEFTPSETEIQLGSRLPLDDLDQQRASSAPQEIHRTSHESLKNTRSSTSCLQVPKEGQITEFYEMSQNINLLSGKIVLRQSKSMYEKRGSTSEYLRICKSATLSLGGLKIDLERLKLSSKDPNVGDFGIARLEDRGRVVAEDVQPTTQAVVDVKAELCREMDEKIVSELMTEGCTPFDTYQTIPDQMYQCYVCSCSNQKDKDDQEKKNQPRNNQDLEQRIDRLLEIDPLADKARSPAMEQCNCARKKQEAPPEKKCKCGADKEKAIPKHQGDNVQHGEDCTCVDCICNPCNFKKATAPCDCDKCDCGFCYSKNLTSTAIFELSKPPEITVMNVSLPCDCGGACACNPCMDESKRPKPPSRGPSKTQQKDTACKRCAQMASKKTDIAVGSSKINVNASKTEVSGTRLPDTWKSVVNCACLPPDEDKKAVCDCKTCECKPCGYPEKARAPCDCKPAKKEKKGPSGNCDCALCECQVCGDMAGIGDFVNRPPPATYPFSAMNCDCKLCECLFCSDPKTRDKEAPHGACACLPKCLCEHCPVNAAAGEVGRKPGGKEECACLPKCLCDHCPVKGAQSPIGKELGVAPKTALKEECACLPKCLCEHCPVKEGPKGPLHGVGEKPAEKEKCACLPKCLCDHCPVNEGPLHGVGEKPTEKEKCACLPKCLCDHCPVNEGSAPRPAKDKECVCLPKCLCKPCPVNEEQIGDATELTCDCQKCECDPCSDKKPLAIKNLKSTLRKIEHDEKMKNVAYDKKVPCDCATCECPTCTGKFQDNEKSKGDHPEGPCPCLPTDRQTNEPIGECKNCDICCSDQEVEVAVTEPSRKLIPCDCKTPCRCKPCPDPNIGGGEECQLIGDADRVKDELRGVLNKIGCTCDQAEADLKPLVKQASVFETTVSKMKMKLNNLQEKCKDKDRIIDAMTDELKLRSQSGVFADLLHDLAHPKERFTPDFTRTYVCDFLPRPKHAVGSKLQSKRSSACRFDNKLEPILELDRYLPGAKEDAHTCPKHQDVSGMEILDIRRVTIDSILIKWRGPSNLNGVTGYQIFVNDELKYRVLSPNRTNAVIDSLDLSSSLEIMLFAMCYAGRCEPPALATYKI from the exons ATGGCTGAGCCAAACAATAACCAGATGGCTTTTTGGGAAGCAATGAAGGAGAAATACGAGCGAAGGAACGAAAGTTTGAAACAGCAAGAGGTATGCTTGAAGAAGAGACTGGAGCAGTTGCAAGAGATAATGGAGAAGCAGAAGGCAGGAGATGATTATGACTGCGTCCCTGAAAAACTGGAAAAGCCGAGTTTGGTGCAGTGCTGGGTTGAGAAAGGAAAGAACTTGATATTGGGCAGTTGCAAGTGTGGAGATCCTAAAGTTGGAGAGGATTTGTTGTGCGCCTGTCATATCACAGATCCCAAAGCTCCACTCAACGTAGACTCCAATCAGTGTCCTTTACAAGTACCTGAAGCATCAGATGGATGTTCGAACCCTTCCTGTGACTTCTACGTCAACAATCAAGGAAAAATAGACGAGAACCCAAGCACTTTCTCCCTGAAAACTACAGACATCTATTACATGGACAAACTCGCCGATTTAGTGAAAGCAGAGAAGAACATgcaacaaaaaattgaagatttagAGAAAAGAGAACATTCCTACCTCAACGCGATACACGATTTACGTGAAGCTATGAAGAAACAGAAGAAACCAGACCCGATGAACGAAGAATTCAAGAGACTAACCGAAGGTTTGGAGGAAGAGAACAAAAAACTGAGAAACGAACTAGAAGATTTACGCCTGGAGCTCAAACACTGCTTCGAACGTGTCGAAGGGCCTTTAAGAAGAAGTTTGGAGGACCAGCGGGATAAGTGCGCGAAGTTAGAAAGCGACATAAAGGACCTCCAGGTCAAATCCAAGATGAAAGAGGATTTTTATCTCAAACAGATCAACGAAGTCAAAGCTAAACTCTGCCAAGCTTGTTGCACGATGGTAGACCTCAACAGCGTCAACTCCAAATTAAAAAACGACTTGTGCTGTCTCACGAATAAATGCACCAGCTTGGAGGATGACCTGTTGAAGCAGCAAATGAAGGAAGCAGAAAATATACTGAAATTCAAGAGTGCTTTGGCTAAGAGAAAGGCGAAGAGTAAAGTACAAGCAAAAGGCGACGAATCTGAAGATTTGGGTCATATAGCCAAGAAATTAGGAGATACCTTGAAGGAGGTTTGTCCATGTGTGTCAGATGTACCTTCGGGACTTACAGAAACTGCTGAAAACATAAGACAGCTAACGGAATTCGTAGCTGAAAAGGGCGCTCAGCAGAGGAAGAAGAGGAAAGGGAAGATCCACCAAGTATCCACTACTTCATGTTCATGCGGAAGCGATCTCAAGGTATCTAATACCCAATCTAAGGTTGAAGAAGTTGTAAGCTGCGTGTGCTCCAATTCTTCCTTAAGGATCAGACCGAGGATTAATCAAAAAGACTTCGAAGGAGAAGAAGTTACATGTGGATGTTCTCCTTCAGAATCACTTGCATCCGTACCAATGATGAATATAAAAGCGACCAAGCAGACTTCTACAGCTCCCATGAGAAAGACAGCGTCCAAAGGATGTACTTGTTGTCCTGCCCAAAACGAATGTGACCATCCGCTACAGAAAGCATCGATCGATACAGTTTGTTGCTGTTCGGACATGGACACGAAGAGAACCGGGCCTTctgaagaagttatcgccgtTAAGAACCTGGGTACTTTGAGCATTCCTCCAGGACAATTTTCCGTCGGAGCGGGTACCTCAAAGGCTCATGATCAAACCTTGAATAAATCCATGAAGGACAAATTGACTGTGGACACAACATGCGATGTTCTGGACAAACCACCGAAGGATATACACGTTGTCACGACAATAGCGAAGACGGGCTCTTTGGAGATCACCACCGAAGGTCCACCGGGTGTCATCGAGACCAAAGTCAACTACCTAGCAGACGGAAAGGTGGAGATAGTTACCAAGCTCGTCGATCGCCACAAGATGGATGATTACCTAGATGGTACACTTCTCCAGCTACCTGAAGGTCCTCCGGACTGTACCGAAACTACCTGCGAAGGGCAGTGTGAGGACAAGGCCACATCGGCTGATGGTTGCCCCGAAGTAGACTGCAACAAGAGTAAGACTTGTGGGGGACTATGTGATGACGAAGAAAAACCGACCGGAGAAAATCAGGAGAATTTGGTAGATAAGGCTGCAATAGATCAGAAGAACTCGGCAGATATGGGTAAAGTAGAAGCAGAAGTAGACCAGAATAAAGTAGTAGATAAGGACGAGGTGAAAACAGAAAAAGATGCTAACAATACAACGCCCTACGGAAAAGTTGTGGTGAACAACAATTTCATCTTGATAGGGGCAGGAGAAACACATCCTTTCATGACTGGAGAATGGAAGAACGTCAAGTTCCTAGAAGACCCGAAGGAAGAAGCTTTGCTTCAAGACCTGATACTCACAGCTAAGCCGATGAGACGAAAGGTTAACGTTCATGAAGATATCACAAGCGAGCCTGAATCGTTCAGACTATCGTCTAGGCAGTCTTTAACGGACGTTGAGACGTATTCCAAAGAAGCCGATCAAATGAAGTCCTCTTGCAGTTTGTTATATCCCGATGTACTCGAAACCATAAGTGAGGGCGATGAAGATCAGACTGATTCAACTAGAACCGATAATGATGTTTCTGCTGAAGAAGAAGATACAGAAAGGAGTACGCTTACAGAAGATTCATCAGAGAGAATGGATGAAGAATCAAACGTGGACAAACCAGGCCAATTTTCAACTGCAGAAATCCTTGTAAGGGAAGGTATCCTAAGAGCACCTCCTGTGGAGATCTCCGAAGAATTTACTCCATCAGAAACTGAAATCCAGCTGGGCAGTAGACTACCCCTAGATGATCTGGATCAACAGCGAGCATCATCGGCGCCTCAGGAAATCCATAGGACCTCACACGAGTCGCTGAAGAACACCAGAAGCTCCACTAGTTGCTTGCAAGTCCCGAAGGAAGGCCAGATAACTGAGTTTTACGAGATGTCTCAGAATATCAACCTCTTGAGCGGCAAGATCGTGCTGAGACAGTCCAAATCCATGTACGAGAAGAGAGGCAGCACGTCTGAGTATTTGAGGATCTGCAAATCCGCCACCCTATCGCTGGGCGGTCTGAAGATCGATTTGGAGAGGCTGAAGCTGTCATCGAAGGACCCGAACGTGGGGGATTTCGGCATAGCGAGATTGGAAGATAGAGGTAGGGTTGTAGCGGAAGACGTTCAGCCCACAACGCAGGCTGTGGTTGATGTCAAAGCAGAGCTTTGCAGAGAAATGGACGAGAAGATAGTGTCGGAGTTGATGACTGAAG GCTGCACCCCTTTCGACACATACCAAACCATCCCCGACCAAATGTACCAATGTTACGTATGCAGCTGTTCGAACCAGAAAGACAAGGATGATCAAGAAAAGAAGAACCAACCTCGCAACAACCAAGACCTGGAGCAACGGATCGACCGTCTCCTCGAGATAGACCCCCTAGCCGACAAGGCAAGATCGCCGGCTATGGAACAATGCAACTGCGCGAGAAAGAAGCAGGAAGCTCCTCCTGAGAAGAAGTGCAAGTGCGGCGCCGACAAGGAGAAAGCCATCCCCAAACACCAAGGGGACAATGTGCAGCACGGTGAAGACTGCACCTGCGTCGACTGCATCTGCAACCCCTGCAACTTCAAGAAGGCGACTGCGCCATGCGACTGCGACAAGTGCGACTGCGGCTTCTGCTACAGCAAGAACCTAACCTCGACGGCGATTTTCGAGCTGTCGAAACCGCCGGAGATCACCGTGATGAACGTCAGTCTACCCTGCGACTGCGGGGGAGCGTGTGCCTGCAATCCCTGCATGGACGAGAGCAAGAGGCCCAAGCCGCCCTCTAGGGGCCCGTCGAAGACCCAACAGAAAGACACGGCCTGCAAGCGTTGCGCCCAAATGGCGTCAAAAAAGACGGACATCGCAGTCGGTTCGTCCAAGATCAACGTGAACGCCTCCAAGACCGAAGTTTCAGGCACCAGGCTTCCCGACACCTGGAAGAGCGTGGTGAACTGCGCCTGCCTGCCTCCGGACGAGGACAAGAAGGCTGTGTGCGATTGCAAGACGTGCGAGTGCAAGCCCTGCGGTTACCCGGAGAAGGCCAGGGCGCCCTGCGATTGCAAGCCAGCCAAGAAGGAGAAGAAGGGCCCTTCAGGTAATTGCGACTGCGCCCTTTGCGAGTGTCAGGTCTGCGGCGATATGGCCGGTATAGGCGATTTCGTTAATAGACCGCCTCCGGCTACTTATCCGTTCTCGGCCATGAACTGCGACTGTAAGCTGTGCGAGTGTCTGTTCTGTTCGGACCCGAAGACTAGGGATAAGGAGGCGCCGCATGGGGCTTGCGCGTGTCTTCCAAAATGTCTGTGCGAGCATTGCCCGGTAAACGCTGCCGCTGGGGAGGTAGGTAGAAAACCAGGCGGTAAAGAAGAATGCGCCTGTCTACCGAAATGTCTTTGCGACCATTGCCCAGTAAAAGGGGCTCAGTCTCCGATAGGCAAAGAGCTCGGCGTTGCCCCGAAAACTGCGCTGAAAGAAGAATGCGCTTGTCTACCGAAATGCCTTTGTGAGCATTGCCCAGTAAAAGAGGGTCCCAAAGGTCCACTGCACGGCGTTGGCGAGAAACCTGCAGAAAAGGAAAAATGCGCGTGTCTGCCGAAATGTCTTTGCGACCATTGCCCAGTAAACGAGGGTCCACTTCACGGCGTTGGCGAAAAACCTACCGAAAAAGAAAAATGCGCATGTCTACCGAAATGCTTGTGCGACCATTGCCCAGTAAACGAGGGTTCAGCTCCGCGACCAGCCAAAGACAAAGAGTGCGTATGCCTTCCGAAGTGCTTATGCAAACCTTGCCCGGTAAACGAGGAACAAATAGGGGACGCTACCGAACTCACTTGCGACTGCCAAAAATGCGAGTGCGATCCTTGTTCCGACAAAAAACCGCTGGCTATCAAAAACTTGAAAAGCACACTGCGCAAAATCGAGCAcgatgaaaaaatgaagaatgtaGCGTACGATAAAAAGGTGCCTTGCGATTGCGCTACGTGCGAATGCCCCACATGTACCGGTAAATTCCAggacaacgagaagagtaagGGAGATCACCCGGAAGGCCCTTGTCCTTGTTTACCAACCGACAGGCAAACCAATGAGCCTATCGGCGAGTGTAAAAATTGCGACATATGTTGTTCGGACCAAGAGGTGGAGGTAGCAGTCACCGAGCCTTCTCGTAAGCTTATACCTTGCGATTGTAAAACGCCATGCCGGTGTAAACCTTGCCCAGATCCTAACATTGGCGGAGGCGAAGAATGCCAGTTGATCGGAGACGCCGACAGGGTCAAAGACGAGCTCAGGGGCGTGCTGAACAAGATAGGGTGCACCTGCGATCAAGCGGAGGCTGACCTGAAGCCGTTGGTGAAACAAGCTTCGGTCTTCGAGACCACCGTGTCCAAGATGAAGATGAAACTGAACAACCTGCAGGAGAAATGCAAGGATAAGGATCGCATCATCGACGCCATGACCGACGAATTGAAGTTGAGGAGCCAGTCTGGTGTATTCGCGGATCTTCTTCACGACCTGGCGCATCCTAAGGAGAGGTTTACTCCGGACTTCACCAGGACTTACGTGTGTGATTTCCTGCCAAGGCCTAAGCATGCCGTAGGGTCTAAGTTGCAGTCTAAACGCAGTTCAGCGTGTCGTTTCGACAACAAGCTAGAGCCTATCTTGGAGCTCGACAGGTATCTTCCAGGTGCCAAAGAAGACGCGCACACTTGCCCGAAGCACCAAGACGTCTCGGGTATGGAGATATTAGACATACGAAGAGTCACCATCGACAGCATCCTCATAAAGTGGCGTGGACCATCCAACCTTA